The DNA region TTTTTCTTCCCAAGTACAAAGATCCAGCTCCCATGGAGACATTATAGGAAGCTGCCCTTGACCTCAGGGTGAACACCAGTCTTCAACAAAGCCAGAGGCAAGCCAAGTCCAGAAacactttttccttttatttcaggagaaaggaaataaaggcaGCCACTTGGCCCACACCACCCGCTAGGTTCCTGCCACACCCACAACGTAGAGTGGAGGAAGGGCCACAGGGCCAGTGTCCCAGAAAGCGGGCCCTTCCCCCAACCTTCCCTTTTCTCCAAGTAGCAAGGTTAGAAAAACATTAACTCTGGGGCTCTTTCCCTGGCTCTGGCTGAACACGGGAGCCCAGGaggaagtgggggctggagaggagagagccCCTCCCAGGCAGAGAAGCTGCCCCGGCTGATTATGGGGAGGGATGGAGGTAGGTTTTGGggcagaggggagaaaagagCCCTGGAAACCTTTTCCCTTTAACCTGacgtatttatatatttacagcCATACAGGACACGGGGAGGACGAGGGATGGCTGGGGTTAACATTGCTTcttcaaaggaaggaaaatggaagccACTGAGCACCCCTATTCAGGTCACATTTTCCTCCCTTCTAGCTCCTAAAGCCTTCACTGGGAAagggagaggtggaggaaagGAAGATTCGGAGGGAGGGAATGTTTGTATGAAGGGCTGGAGCCACAGCTCCTTCTAAAGTAGGTAAGGTGGCCGAGGAAAAGCAGCCGAGTCCCTCCAAGAGAAGGGGTCTGGGGAAGAGGTGAGAGAAACAGCCCCCAAGTACTGTCTCTTGTCTTGGCTTTCCTGGGTCCACAGGGCCCCCCGCTGGCTGACGGGGCTATGCCAGGCCCATCTCCTCCAGGACACTGCGAGGCGACTCATCCTCCTGAGACACACAGGGGTGACGCAGACACCAGGGAGGGTAGACAGGTGGGCGAGATGAAGGAATCAGAGTTGGgggaagcacagacacacacgggggtgggggaagagaagcTGGTATGAGCCCAAGGCTGGAGCGCTGTAAGCATCCCCCCCTGGGGGGGGGTGCTCACAGGCCTCATGATacctttcccagcacccacagtggcaAGGAGGATAGAAGAGGCCAAGTTATCACCCAGAATCTAAAGCTAGGAACTGGGAGAGCAGGTGAGCAGCTTCAAACCCCATGGGTCAGAGGCATGAAGCTGGGGCAGGGGGAGCCCTAATCTTCAGGGGTAGGTAGTGTGGACACTCGGCCCGTGCCTCTCAGAGTGGGGAAGGCAGACTTCAGACTGATGAGTCACTAGTGCCTAGTAACCaggggccacacacacacacacacacacacacacacacacacacactcgcatctgcctgtgtgcatgcgtgtgacAGGGATGAAGGGAAGCTGGACCAGTGGGGTGACCTCCAGTTTTGTTCTGCCATTTCTCCCCTATAGGCTGGCCTCCCTCTTGGACCCCATCTCTCCCCCTCCTCAGAGCCGGCTCCAGCTGGCTTGCTTGTCACTGCAGAGTCCTGGTGACTCATCTCCCTGCACCAAGGCCCAGCAGTAGCACAGCAGAGGGGACAAGCTGGGATGGGAAGAGGGTAGGGATGCCAGACAGCAGGGAGAACTGACAGATGCCCTCTGGGCCAGCCCTACGGCCCCACATGTTAGTTCCCGAGcaaaaggggtgtgtgtatgtgtgtatacatgttgtTAAATGGGAGGATTAGGCGGGGCTGGACAGACTGCTCAGTCATTAGATGACACCACGCATCTGTCATGtaagcatggagacctgagttcaaatgtcCAGCAACCCCAGAGAAGCCTGGAGTGGAGGTTTGGGTCTTTAATTCACGTGCTTGTGGGGAGGGAGTTGAGACAGGGAGATCCCTGAAGCTCAATGGCCAACCAGCCTGGATAAACGGATGAGCTCCAGGTTGAAAAAATAGGGTAGAGAATGACTGAGGGAGATACCCAATTTCAGCCATTGGTCTCtacccacatgtacatacacagacccCTCATGttagagagacagtgacagagagacggagggagaaatatatacagacagacacatagatagacagatacacagacagacacacagatgacagacacatagatagatagacagacacatagatagatgacagacaggcTTTTATCTATTATGAATCAGTCTCCAACAATCTAAACAACCCTTACCATCATGAAAATCATTAAGTCAAAGGAGACTAGGCCAGAATAAGAGCTTAGAACGAAAGAGGGGACAACCGTAGTGGGCAATTGGCCCATCCACCACCTGCTCCACTGGTTCAGGACTCAGGACAAATTAGACAGCAGGGCGTGATGGGGGCCAGACGCCACAGGGAGGGGGTCCCACTCGTCGACGGGCAGGATGTCCGAGGGGCGGGGAATCCCCTCGGCCACAgtaatcctcctcctcctcctcactgtccCTGGCTCGTACCTCCTGCAGCAGGTCAGCCTGCTCGATGGCCTTGAGCACACTCTTCTTGGAGGTGTCCTGGACGTCCCCACCCATCAGAAACTCATCCAGGATAAAGTAGGCTTTCTCAAAGTTGAAGATGATGTCCAACTCACATACCTGGGAGAAGGGGGAGACGGCAAAGCTGAGCATCCAGGTACACCTCAACCTCCGTCCGCCTGCTTCCGCCCCTAGACAGTGCCTGTACTCCACATTGCCCCTAAATCCCCTATATAGCTGAAGCTGCCCTTGaaccgatcctcctgcctccacctctcaatgctgggattataagcatgtgcctcCACATTTCTATGTGGTGCAGGGCTCCGGGCCTGCGAGGCCAGCACTCTACTATCTGAAGCACCGCCTCAGCCCCACAGTGAGCTCCACAGTGAGGTTCCTCCTGGGCCTCAGTCTTCAGTGCTCTGGCCTTTCCCCACAGGCTAGCCTCGAGGtcccagttctcctgcctcagccaccatgcctgctccTGCTTTCATTGCCTCATCTTCTGGATCAGGAGTTAGAActttgtggtggttgttgttttcctCTTAAAATATCCAAAATGGTTCCTGCCAGACCCTGGGCTAGCCTCTAACCTAGGCACTCTGGGGCAGAGGAGAACACCACGGCCTTTGCTTTAGGAGACCCAAGGTGACTTCTGTTAATATGCAATTTGTTGTGCACATCACGGAATGTCTCTGAGTCTTGGTTTCCCCATCCAGAAAGGGAGATGGTAGCATCACCTCCTCAGATGATAAGGAGCAGACCAGAGAACCCCATAAGGCATGTGGGGTAGCAGCAGTTTCATATCTCACTTCTTTAAGATGCTGAAGCAGAAGATGGATTCCTGAGCTATGGagcgagttcaaggtcagtttggacaacttagtgagatcctatctcaaaataaaaattaaaaatcaggctgagcagtggtggcacacgcctttaatcccagcacttgggaggcggaggcaggcggatttctgggttcaaggccagcctggtctacagagtgagttccaggacagccagggctactcagagaaaccctgtctcggaaaaaaaaaaaaaatcttaaaacaaattatatcctgggcagtggtgcactcctttaatctcagaacttgggaggcaggcagatcactgtgagtttgaggccagcctggtctacagagtgtgttccaggacagccagggctagagagaaaCCCTTGTCTTAGTGGGGAGATAGTCTATGGCGGAGGGAAGAGCGACAGTGTTCAGTCCTTAGTATCAACAAATTAATTAGTCTTAAGTAGAACCTAATCAGGCTTTGTATATCACTAACGGTGTTATACATTATGAAGGTTTGCCTGTTCTGCGCCTGAGGTCTGCAGCATCTATTAAACCCAGGCCCCACACCAGATAAGTCACTTCTAAATCTTTGGGAAGGTGGGGTTCTGGGTAATCACCTGTTTAAAAACATCTGTTAGATTTCTTCATCTACTTTTTACATgcatgagtgttctgcctgcaggtatatgtgtgtaccatgtgcttgTCTCATGCCTGAGGAGTCGGGTCCCCAGGACTCATGTAAAGAAAGCAAGACATGTTGAAGcttatttgtaatcccagtgcgggggaggggaggcatgCAGATCCCCAGGCTGAatcaaggagttcaaggctagcgcCAGACCTGACTGAGTTGTGCCTCAactaacaaaacagaaagcactaAAACAAAgatctcacaaaacaaacaagcaaaaaccaaaccaaggtGGGAGTTGGAGAGACAGCACGGGAGTTACAAGGCCATACTGTccttgaggacctgagtccaattccATATACCTAGGTGGGAAGGCGCCCAGGCGCCCGTGACTCCAGCCCCAGGCAAGCCTATACCCCCTCCTCTGTGACCTTTGCAGTCACccgcactcacatgcacatacctagacagacacaggcacatataaataaaaatgaaagaaaagaaacctctgacacatgcctttgatcctatcactcagaaggcagaggcaggcagacctacTGGGAgctcgagcccagcctggtctacatagcaagttctaggctacctgacctacatagtgagatccttaATAGTaatgtatctatttttctttcatgtgcattggtgttttgtctgcatacagGTCTATGTGAGggattggatctcctggaactggaggtataggCAGTTGTCCgctgctttgtgggtgctgggaattgaactcgggtcctcgtCCTCTGGTGGGAAAGCAGTCAagagcttttaactgctgagccatctctacaacccTATAGTgagactctaaaaataaaaagaaagaaagaaaaaaagaaagagaaggacggaaggaaggaaacaTCACTGAATGGAGGGCTCCTTAAGACCAACCCATGagtttgtcctctgacatctCAGTGGACATACGGACGGATACATGCAGTTGGTCTCTGTCTCTACTAAATGCCAGTTTTCCTCTACTCCATCCCATTCCATCTCATGCCAGAGCTCTACTGACTGAGGCATACCCCCAAGCTGATTAAGGGCCATAGCTAATAGGCTTAGAGCTTACAAGAGAAGATTAATTACAGTTCCCGTGCCCTGACACCACCTTTCCACTGAGAGTTACAGGGCAGGAGGATAGAATGGCTTGGCCATGGGAACAAGGGCTCATGCATGCGGAGACTCACGCTGCCGAAGTACTTGTCCAAGAGCTCTACATATCGGTGGATCAGCTCCAGTGTAATCAGCTCATTGTCTTGGCCTTCAATGGCGCAGCAGAAATAGAGACTGGCGTATCTGAGGAGGGAGCCGGTGAGACACAGTTAGGTGCTGGCTTTGAGACCCTGGCACACTAGGCTCAACCTGCCCCCCCGCCCCCTGGGCAGGAGGTCCTCCAACTGTACACTGACACTGTGGCCTCAGAGGttacaaagacacacagatgtCAGAAACACACACGATGTGTTGcttctcctttctgctctctgatcctCTTGGTTGGCCTCAGTATAAATCTGAGCCACTTACAAGCTCAGAACCCAAGGGACCGAAGGGGTGAGTTTGGGAAAGTGGGTGTGGTACTCAGACTCGGCAGATGAGACTGGGAGGGTCATATTTGTGGGCAGGTGAGTCTTCAGGGTGTATGCAAGAGGCCAGGtcagaaaacaaagcaggaaacagtaatttcttcttttttatttttgagacatggtctcattgtGTAATCCTAGTCGGCCTGGGACTTGTTACATTGTAGACAAGGCTAGTTGGACGGCAAAACAAGATCTACCTGTTTCTTCCTCTtggtttttaactttcttttctttctttcttccttcctcctgccctctctctctcttttttttaagatttatttatttattatatgtaagtacactgtagctgtcttcagatacaccagagtgcatcggatctcattatggatggttgtgagccaccctgtggttgctaggatttgaactcataaccttcggaagagcagtcagtgctcttccccactgagccatctctccagcgctctttcttttctctctctctgtctctctttttcattcttttttttctttctttctttctttctttctttctttctttctttctttctttctttctgtggttttttgtttgtttgtttgttttgagtgacTAAGCCTGGACTAGCCTCAGATTCACCATGTAGCCAAAGGTGACCCCAagcttctggctccttcttccatttcccaagtgctgctgggattacaggcatgtgctttCACACCTGGTTTACCttgtgctggggatcgaacccagggccttgtgcataggAAACAAGCACTCTATGAACAGAGGTCCATCCCCGGCTGGAACaaccattttaaaatgaactaGGGAAGCGAAGGAAGAGGGTGTTCATGACCAACCAGTAGAGCTTCCGCTCCTCACCTTCCTCGATTTTGGGGAGAGTTATTTCTCAGCCGTTTTAACCCACCGTGAACCCCAGGGCAATTCATGCCCATCTAGAAATAAAGGGGCAGAGTGTCACCTCTTATAGACAACTTTGAGGTCCCTCCACTCCAGGAAGCTGCACATTTTGGGCTTTCGAGCCAGAACGACCTGCATGAGCTCCCGGaccattttcttcctctccttgtcTGAGGTGGCCAGGTACCATTTTTGTAGCCGAAGTTTTCCCTGCCGGCTGAACAGTAGCATGAATCGCATCTGCAAGGGAGGAAGGACCAGAGCTGAGGGTTGGAGAACAGGGTCAGAGCCTCTTTTCCTCTGTAAACACACAGCCCCAGACTATGCACTGTTCGATACCTTCTTCAAAACTCCTGTCCTAGCCGTCAGTGCTGGGTGTCCCCACAAGGAGTGCTTTTCCTGAAGGAAAGTCAAAGGTTTATGCCTGTGATTTGGGTTCAAATACTGGCTCTGCTAGCTTGAGTATACAGCCTCAGGCAAATTAATTTATACCGGGCCAGCAAGATAGCTAAATCAGTTAAGGTGCTTGGTACCAAGCTCAAGACCCGTGACCCACATTACAGGAAAGACCCAACTCCCACAGCTGTCCTCTCTCCCTGATCATGATGGAGCaagcacccacccacacatataataaaatcagTGTAAGAACActttattatacatatgtgtgtgtgtataggtcagaggacaactttggggagctGGTTCTCTGCTTTTGCTGTGTGAGCTCTAGGGATTAAATTCAGGTACTCAGGCTTTTACACACTGAGCGGTCTGATTGGTTCTGAAAAATATTAAGTAGTCTTCGAAGCTCAGTTTCTTTATCCACAAGATAGAAATGATACTTTCTTATGGAGGTCTTTTaagatttgttattattattaaacatttatgttatgtgtatgatatttttgtgtacacatgtatgcacgccacatgcatgcctgttgaATACTCCAGAAcgggagttacagatagttgtgagtcaccatgtgggtgatgggaatcagACTCCGGTCTTCCGCCAGAGCAACACATGCTcatgactactgagccatctctccagcatatgctcataaatactgagccatctctccaggacattttaattatttttaattctgtgtaagAGTGCATGTGTCTGCATAGTGGGtttgtacacatgagtgcaggtacccatcAGATCTGCTGGATCGGGAGTTACAGAAAactgtgagctgtctgacatgggtgctggggactgaacttctgtcttctgtaagagcggtaagtgctcttaatggctgagtcaaCTCCCCATCCCATTTCCCTTATAGaattcttgctttttttgttttgttttgttttgtttttttgagacagggtttctctgtatagccctggctgtcctggaactcactctgtagaccaggctggcctcgaactcagaaatccacctgcctctacctcccaagtgctgggattaaaggcatgcgccaccactgcccggcttatagAATTCCTAAATGAGTTAATTTATGAGAGTACCTGACTCACAGCAGGACCTGTAACATGCTAGGTGCTGCTACTTTCCCCTGACCTTCTGTTTCCTAACCTTGTTTTACATGGGGGAAATGCCTAGCCTCATAAGCTGATGTGTGTTGTTCTAGACCCCAAGTCTCAGAGATGTTGGGTAGATACCCTATCCTACCATAAGCCTTCAGATGCCCCTGACTCAATATGGCCTCTTGGGTCAGTCCCATGCCTGTTGATATTCTTCTCTCAATATTGTACATAGAACTGTGCTTGACACAGGAATGTTCAGATCTTGCCCTCAGTTTTCCTCTGTGATCCACACATCCATACTGCCTTTcttcccactttttaaaaaagtgttattttatattattttacatgtatgtacgGGGCACCCATGTGCCACCACCTACATGCAGAGGTCAAACGACAATGAGTCAGTTCACCCCTTCCACGACGTGGGTTTCTGGGAAtgacctcagagccatctctctggccctcttttctgtctctctctctctttttttttttttggtttttcgagacagggtttctctgtgtagccctggctgtcctggaactcactctgtagaccaggctggcctcgagaactcagaaatccgcccgcctgtctcccaagtgctgggattaaaggcgtgcaccaccaccacccggcaatatTTCATGTAGCACAAGCTGACCTCAACTCCCTAGGTAGCCAAGGCCGCCCTTGGTTTTCTGATCCCcttgcttctacttcctgagtgccaggttacaggtgtgcacaatAAGGCCTGGCCTTTCTTCTGAGACATCAGGCGACTGATCACTCAGTCCCTCAGACAGGGCCCAGTCACCCAGGAGGGCTCTCCTAGGGCATGTCTGTGGAATAAATAGCAAGCAGAGTCCTCATTGCTTCGCGCGTGGACCTAGTTTTATTCCCAGTTGCAGAGGTTCCTGATTCCATATCctgaactcaattcccagcaaacagcCCTGAGAACATGGCCGGGGTTGcgatatctgtgtgtgtgccacactTCCAGTTTAGCAGGTTAAGTTAAAAGaaacaaccccccacccccaccccagaagcTAGGAAGTATTGTTGGTGGGGGAATAGGGAAGGTGAAGAACTGAGGGAGCCGTGTGCAGCTAAGAAAAGGAGGTGACAGAGACAGCAGGAAGACGGAAGGCCTGGGTTCCGGAAAAGAAAATGCCCTGGAGAGGGTGGAGGGCTGGGATTGCCAAAGTCAGGGAGTCTTCCAGACCTAGGTCCCCCGACTTGCAAACCCTGGAGCCCACCTGAGCTAGAACTCCGAGCGAGCTCTGCTAAGGAACCGAGACAGGAGGTTCACTTCAGAGACCCGGAAACTGTCCCCTCCCACACCGAGCTCTCCACGGGCCATGCTCCAGTGTGGGCCTCAAGGGAAGGGGACTCGGCGACCTGCAACCATCCCGAGTGACCCCGGCGCCCCAACCTCGTGTCTTCCCTGCGGCAGGGACTGGGAGGGTCTTTAAGATTCTCAGAGTCCCGAGCGCTCCTCCAGGCTCAGACCCGTCCCGCCACCATTCAGCTCTAGTCCCCTCTCTCCCAACCAagactcctccccacccctgtccctAGTGCCATTTCCAGCTTCCGAGGTCAGCTCTCCCTAGCAGCTCCAGGAAGTGGATCCTTAGCGGACCACAGGGAAGACAGGGCGACTCCCACGAAGGGCACCCCCCCACCGGGCCCCCGCAGATACAGCCCACGCCCCTCGGGTCCCcgtcccctccctctcctcacagCCTACCATCCTGCAGCCTCCGGCCCGGCGCGTCCCTCTCCGGCCACCGTAGAAGCCAGCTCCACTCCCAGtcggattcttttcttttccctccctctccgcTTGAAGCCCCGCCCCAAGGCCGCGCCGGCTCCATGCGCGGTCGCATTGCGCAGGCGCCAACGCTGCCCATCTCATCCGGAGCGCGGGCGGGGCTGGAGGCGGAGAAGCGGAAACCATGGCAACCAGGTCCTTGACTTCAGCTTTGCAAAAGCCCGGTCGTCATGGTAACAAGGCTGTCTTGGTGGGTTGATtggaggatgggaagggagggggtAGAGGACAATGAGGGCCTCGAGCTTTGGAGCGTTTGTTGGGGGAAAAGGCGGGAAAAGGGTGAGAGGTGGATGCACGATCTTGAGAGTTTATGAAGAAGTTGGGAGGAATGATGTGGAAAACATCAGCCAAAGGGTGGTGATGGGCTGGATGAGGGAAGTACAGAACGGGAGGCTAGGAGAGTAAAGGGTTCAAGAGCAGCTCAGGGATCcagagcaagatcctgtctccaaaacaaacaaagcaagtgtggtggtgcacacctgtgatttctacacttgggaggcagagacaggagcagcaGCAGTTCAAGTTCAGCCACGACTACATGACATGGTCGAGACCACCGAAGGCCGCAATAGAGCCTGTctccaacaaaaaagaaaagtgacacaAAACACTGCAGATATGATGACTCGGATGGTAAAGATGTTTCCCCAAACccacaaggtggaaagagagaactgactcttacaagtggtcctctgacctctgcacaagCGAGCACCCTGGCTTGCATACCTGTGGGGACACGGTCTCCAGCAACACAAAATACACGTATGAAATGcaatcttaaaaaaccaaaacaatatagCACTTAAGTAGTTATTGAGAACTTGGTAGATGCTACACTGtcttaaagcaaacaaaatatgTAGAAATCAGGGATAAAAAACTGCTGAGAAGGAGAGCGCTATAACAGGAATGGAAAGAACAAGAGGAAATTGTAAActaaggagaaaggggaagaaatgaagataatCTTAAAGTATTAAAGGGCTGTGGTGTAATCCCCACAGCCAGAAGGCTACAGCCACCTAGACTGTGTGGCTCTGTCAAGCAAGcaagaagccaaaaccaaaatgGAAGGTGGGGTTTGAGAACTGGGTGTGATGAGGCAAGGCTGTAAGCCCAGCCctgtggagactgaggcaggaggagcaagaggTCATGACCGCTTTGGGCCTACGGaacaggaatacacacacacacagtgtgtgtgtgtatgtgtgtgtgtgtgtgtgtataattttggTATATATACCAAAGTTACCCTTGACTCCATAGTTAGTTCACAGTCTGGACTGAcactatgtcaaaaaaaaaaaaaattaaaaaagaaaaagcaccgATCAACAAAACAACACTGGAACAAATAAACCAGGTTAGCCAGGCATTATTGTGTGCCTGCCTGTAATCTGATCCCTGAGGAGGCGGAGGGCAAGAGGATTGGtccagagagttcaaggccagccttgcctaTGTAAAGAGAGCAACTgactcaataaacaaacaaacaaacaaatatatgcaAAGGGCAACAACAAacccacaaagcaaaacaactcaGGTCAAAATTGAAACTCAACAGATGTAAAACATCACTGTCACCGTGTGACACCCTAGACTCTGCTCTCAGCCCAGCATACATTGGGTGTGGCAGTGAACACCCGAAATCCCAGCCcttagaggcaggagcatcaggagtTGAAAATCATTCCCCTCTGTATAGCTAGGTCGGAGTCAGCCTAGGGTGTTGTGGTTTATGAAGCGGAGGAGGCATGAGGGAGCACCTTAGCAGACCCTGCCAAGGTGTCCCGTGAACAATCAAGTCAAACCAGGACAGGCCTAATATAAAAGGGAGATTATCTGAGACCTGGAGGAGGGGGTAGcagcagagaaggacagaaagagagaggaagaggccagCTGGGACAGgcggagggaggggaggagggagggagaggtagagagagaaaccCGGAGGGTGGAAGGAAGTAGGTAGAGAatggtttatgtgtgtatataagtttTTATATTCAAGCCTCATACCAGGCTGTTACTAGGTAACTGTtgggagcagagaggaaatgCTAACAGGGTGCATGAGACCCTGACACCCAAAAATAAAagaccaatgagatggctcagcaggtaaaggcacttgctgcccgCCACGCCTGATCTGACTTCATCTGGAAcccacaaagtggaaggagaaaactcatGCCCGcaagtttgtcctctgaccattCATGTCCTGGCAAgagcacaaacaaacaagcaaataaatgagtaataaaaataatcaggaaGCTTGTAAAGTGTTTACTTCTGGATTTTTTCTACTTAATATTTTTGGGTTACAATCAACTTTAGGGAACTGAAGCTACAGAGACCATAGCTAAATAAGATTGGGGGCAAGAAACaactgtatttgttttttaaacatttgtttgtatttttaaattgtgtgtgtgtgtgtgtgtgtgtgtgtctgtctgtctatttatgcATGCTGGTATGCTTATGTGAGTATGGGCACccatggaggcaagaagagggtgtaggatcccccggagctggagttagcCTCAGTCCTGAGCTTCCTAATGCGGGAGCTGGGAACTAAGCTTGGGTCCTCTGTGTTCTCAATggcagagctgtctctccaaccctgCACTCTTATTCTTATTATCATTTATCTTATTAGATAGATCTCAAGTATCcctgtctggaacttgctatgtagaccaggctggccctgaactcacaggtCCATCTTCCCGTGCTTCacaggtgctggaattaaggtgTGCGCCATCCTGTGTGCCAGCCTAGCGCCAGGCCCAGGAACAGCTTCACTTCTTGATCACCAGTTGCAACAAATGCTGTTATTATTTTGGTTAGTTCTTCAGGCAGTGGCTAGTAAGGTCTTAGATGTTGCCGCCATTTCTTGTTCCTTAGTATGCATATAATGTCCTGGATTGGTCAGAAGGGAACTCAGTTCTGGGGCGGGGCATCCTAAGATGCTTAGTCAGAAGTGATCCATTCAACTCTCTAtctcattattaaaaaaaaaaaaaaaagagggggtggagacatggctcagtggttaagagcactgtctggtcttccagaggtcctgagttcaattcccagcaaccacatggtggctcacaaccatctgttatgggatccgatgcccttttctggggtgtctgaagatagccacagtatactcacataaaataaataaataaatcttaattaaaaaaaaaaaagaagaagaagggttGGGCTGAagagtggttcagtggttagcGTGCTTCTGCTGTTTCAGAGGGATTCAGATCTGGCTCCCAGAACACGTAATGGGTGGCTACAACCACTTGTAATTTCAGTTTTacaggatccaacacccttaGGCCTCTTTGGTCACCACgtatgcacatagtacacatcaactcatgcagacacacacacaaacatgcacacacaatattgtcaagatggctcagtgaata from Mastomys coucha isolate ucsf_1 unplaced genomic scaffold, UCSF_Mcou_1 pScaffold22, whole genome shotgun sequence includes:
- the Ap1s1 gene encoding AP-1 complex subunit sigma-1A; the encoded protein is MMRFMLLFSRQGKLRLQKWYLATSDKERKKMVRELMQVVLARKPKMCSFLEWRDLKVVYKRYASLYFCCAIEGQDNELITLELIHRYVELLDKYFGSVCELDIIFNFEKAYFILDEFLMGGDVQDTSKKSVLKAIEQADLLQEEDESPRSVLEEMGLA